The following are encoded together in the Mastacembelus armatus chromosome 6, fMasArm1.2, whole genome shotgun sequence genome:
- the sycp3 gene encoding synaptonemal complex protein 3: MSAGKVGRMATGRKQMKKRHTEEKIDKNVFDFTEDEKKELSGSEDDPREDETPIVDKLVKKRPAADFEVEEATCAVGNEVQSMLERFGADISKVMQAKKKRLECLTKNYMKGSQHKLEQLWNNYHSQRQKITQQYSQQVSTALQQWETEAQRTEEQEEKLNNLFRQQQKILQQARVAQNQKLKTVRELYEHFVKNMEDMEKSHEGFLQGAQQELRKEMATLQKKILMDTQQQEMATVRKSLQSMLF, encoded by the exons ATGTCGGCAGGAAAAGTTGGAAGAATGGCAACAGGGaggaaacaaatgaagaaaagacACACGGAggaaaaaatagataaaaacgTTTTTGATTTTACTGAAGATGAAAAGAAGGAGTTGAGTGGTTCAGAGGACGATCCCAGAGAAG ACGAAACTCCAATAGTTGACAAGCTGGTAAAGAAAAGACCTGCAGCAGACTTTGAAGTGGAGGAGGCCACCTGTGCTGTGGG TAATGAGGTACAATCCATGTTGGAGAGATTTGGAG CTGATATCAGCAAGGTGATGCAGGCCAAGAAGAAACGTCTGGAGTGCCTGACAAAGAACTACATGAAGGGAAGCCAACACAAACTGGAGCAGCTGTGGAACAACTACCATAGTCAGAG GCAGAAAATAACACAGCAGTACTCGCAGCAGGTCTCCACAGCCCTGCAGCAGTGGGAGACTGAAGCCCAGCGAactgaggagcaggaggagaagctCAAT AATCTGttcagacagcagcagaaaatcctgCAGCAGGCCAGAGTCGCACAGAACCAGAAGCTTAAGACTGTCAGAGAGCTGTATGAGCATTTTGTCAAG AACATGGAGGACATGGAGAAAAGTCACGAGGGTTTCCTGCAGGGGGCACAGCAAGAGTTGAGGAAGGAGATGGCCACCCTGCAGAAGAAGATCCTCATGGACACA caacagcaggaaaTGGCCACGGTCCGCAAATCGCTGCAGTCCATGCTGTTCTGA